The following are encoded in a window of Zymoseptoria tritici IPO323 chromosome 4, whole genome shotgun sequence genomic DNA:
- a CDS encoding putative FRE ferric reductase-like transmembrane component (Shows sequence similarity to FRE proteins of S. cerevisiae. These proteins are involved in iron uptake. They are ferroxidase(FET)-dependent reductases.) — translation MDNSSTPILSPDGVDFSNSTQAADFLEQLLNDDDLKVIGNDYAKKFWYGVVTIIALATLLNFLRWLTLQSRLRQAARRRQEPARPRSVFSRWFATLTATAREVTYLQFTPTGRFLWFKVPPLGTILLLLSYGAFVLALEFVDNNTPGARHWQALGVRAGWLAVAQMPLLVLLINKNNVIGMLTGASYERLNVLHRWSSRIMLLMAILHFGYQSYGWQKFGLTQLEWTTDDCPTTGIAAFAILLWMNLSTLAPVRYWSYEFFVVQHVLSFFGFVIAVVFHLPSTAYGSRIYIFIPIGIYVLDRAFRSLQYIWTNARASRATIVQMTGGVTKIRLSNKAIKNWRAGSHVLISLPKFGMMQSHPATMLSTPRSHNGDLVFILKSHKGFTRRIMLGANTSETALLPHSKEESTSGQNAQVVETHLALLDGPYGGSQSDFAAFDSICLLAGSTGVTFTLSLLNDLADRVSNTDKRLPVRRVHFVWCVKDSSWATWVSDEISAAYEKLHAAGIEVEISVHVTCKTAIAEEKTVQSSSSSSSSNSYARLRTSPRPTGRRMPVLPCATFYSGRPDIRDIITDVLDGAEGESGLAVCGPIGLSKEVRNTVVGLSDERAVHKGGRRADGSAAQGCYLHVESFS, via the exons ATGGACAACTCTTCAACGCCCATCCTTTCGCCCGACGGCGTGGACTTCTCGAATTCTACTCAAGCCGCCGACTTTCTCGAACAACTtctcaacgacgacgacctcaaAGTTATCGGAAATGACTACGCGAAGAAATTCTGGTACGGCGTCGTTACGATCATCGCACTGGCCACCCTGCTCAATTTCCTACGATGGCTCACGCTGCAGAGCCGGTTACGACAGGCGGCGCGGAGACGACAGGAACCTGCGAGACCGAGGAGTGTGTTTTCGAGATGGTTTGCGACGTTGACTGCGACTGCGAGGGAGGTGACTTACCTTCAATTCACGCCTACGGGCAGATTTCTGTGGTTCAAGGTTCCGCCGCTTGGGACgatcctgctgctgctgtcgtaTGGGGCGTTTGTGCTGGCCCTCGAGTTTGTCGATAACAATACTCCTGGCGCTCGACACTGGCAGGCATTAGGTGTTCGCGCGGGATGGTTGGCCGTAGCACAGATGCCGCTTCTGGTCTTGCTGATCAACAAGAACAATGTGATCGGGATGCTTACCGGCGCATCTTATGAGAGATTAAATGTGCTCCACCGCTGGTCATCCAGGATCATGCTCCTCATGGCTATTCTCCATTTTGGATACCAATCCTACGGATGGCAGAAGTTTGGCCTCACTCAATTGGAATGGACCACCGACGACTGCCCAACGACAGGAATCGCTGCCTTCGCGATTCTGCTTTGGATGAACTTGAGCACTCTTGCGCCCGTCCGCTACTGGTCGTACGAATTCTTCGTGGTGCAGCATGTATTATCGTTCTTCGGCTTTGTGATCGCTGTCGTCTTCCATCTGCCCAGCACTGCCTACGGAAGCAGGATCTACATCTTCATTCCGATCGGCATTTACGTTTTGGACAGGGCCTTCCGATCGCTTCAATATATCTGGACGAATGCTCGAGCAAGCCGTGCTACGATCGTGCAGATGACCGGCGGTGTCACCAAGATTCGACTCTCGAACAAGGCCATCAAGAACTGGCGTGCTGGATCACACGTTTTGATTTCCCTTCCCAAGTTCGGCATGATGCAAAGTCACCCTGCCACAATGCTTTCGACACCGCGGTCCCACAACGGAGACCTAGTCTTCATCCTCAAGAGCCACAAGGGCTTCACTCGCCGTATCATGTTAGGCGCCAACACATCCGAGACTGCTCTCCTCCCACACTCAAAAGAGGAATCCACATCGGGCCAAAACGCACAGGTGGTCGAAACTcacctcgccctcctcgacgGACCCTACGGTGGCTCGCAATCCGACTTTGCAGCTTTCGACTCTATCTGTCTGCTAGCCGGATCGACCGGCGTGACATTCACTCTGTCCCTGCTCAACGACCTTGCCGATCGCGTGAGCAATACCGATAAACGTCTCCCGGTCCGCCGTGTCCATTTCGTGTGGTGCGTCAAAGACAGCTCCTGGGCGACATGGGTCTCGGACGAAATCTCTGCAGCATACGAGAAATTGCACGCCGCTGGGATCGAAGTCGAAATCAGCGTACATGTCACCTGC aagactgcAATCGCTGAGGAGAAGACTGTCcaatcttcatcgtcatcctcatcctcaaacTCCTACGCCCGACTCCGTACTTCACCACGACCCACGGGTCGGCGAATGCCCGTACTTCCTTGTGCAACGTTCTACTCCGGTCGACCGGACATACGAGATATCATCACGGATGTACTGGACGGTGCCGAGGGCGAGAGTGGATTGGCGGTTTGTGGACCTATTGGCCTGAGTAAGGAGGTGAGGAATACGGTCGTTGGACTGTCAGACGAGCGCGCTGTGCATAAAGGGGGCAGGAGAGCTGATGGGTCGGCTGCTCAGGGGTGTTACTTGCATGTTGAGAGCTTCAGTTAG
- the MgXDH1 gene encoding putative xylitol dehydrogenase (Xylitol Dehydrogenase), translating into MGKENLSFVLQKANEVTFEDRPVPTLKSPHDVLVAVKFTGICGSDVHYWVHGSIGHFVVKSPMVLGHESSGIISAVGDSVTSLKVGDRVAMEPGVPCRRCVRCKEGKYNLCPDMAFAATPPFDGTLAKYYSLPEDFCYKLPEHVSLEEGALVEPLGVAVHIVRQAGVFPGASIVVYGAGPVGLLCCAVAKAFGATKVVAVDINEDRLKFASTYAATHTFVSKREAPQEAAARIKSECDLGSGADIIIDASGAEPAIQTAIHAVRIGGTYVQGGMGKDEITFPITAMCTKELNVKGSFRYGSGDYKLAVELISTGQVDVKKLISGTVKFEDAEQAFADVKAAKGIKTLIEGPRD; encoded by the exons ATGGGTAAAGAG AACCTCTCCTTCGTCCTCCAAAAAGCCAACGAAGTCACCTTTGAAGACCGTCCCGTACCCACCCTCAAAAGCCCACACgatgtcctcgtcgccgtcaAATTCACCGGAATCTGCGGAAGCGATGTCCACTACTGGGTTCACGGCTCCATCGGGCACTTCGTCGTCAAGTCGCCCATGGTCCTCGGACATGAATCCTCGGGAATCATCTCTGCGGTCGGCGACAGCGTAACCTCATTGAAGGTCGGAGACAGAGTGGCTATGGAACCCGGTGTGCCCTGCCGGCGCTGCGTACGGTGTAAAGAGGGGAAATACAATCTGTGTCCGGACATGGCGTTCGCAGCGACGCCGCCGTTCGACGGGACGCTGGCGAAGTACTACTCCCTGCCGGAGGATTTCTGCTACAAACTCCCCGAACACGTCAGCCTGGAAGAGGGCGCCTTGGTCGAGCCATTGGGCGTGGCGGTACACATCGTTCGACAAGCTGGTGTGTTCCCGGGAGCCTCGATCGTGGTTTACGGCGCCGGACCGGTAGGGTTGCTCTGCTGTGCCGTGGCCAAGGCATTCGGCGCGACGAAAGTCGTAGCAGTGGACATCAACGAGGACCGGCTGAAATTCGCATCCACCTACGCGGCAACACATACCTTCGTATCGAAACGAGAAGCACCACAAGAAGCCGCCGCGAGGATCAAGAGCGAATGCGACCTGGGAAGCGGCGCggacatcatcatcgacgCATCGGGCGCCGAACCCGCGATCCAAACGGCCATCCACGCGGTGCGGATTGGAGGGACGTACGTGCAGGGCGGGATGGGCAAGGACGAGATCACGTTTCCCATCACGGCGATGTGTACGAAGGAGTTGAATGTCAAGGGGAGTTTTAGGTATGGGAGTGGGGATTATAAGCTTGCGGTGGAGTTGATCAGTACGGGACAAGTGGATGTGAAGAAGCTGATCTCCGGGACGGTGAAGTTTGAGGATGCGGAGCAGGCGTTTGCGGATgtgaaggcggcgaagggGATTAAGACGCTGATCGAGGGACCGAGGGATTAG